The following proteins come from a genomic window of Solea solea chromosome 3, fSolSol10.1, whole genome shotgun sequence:
- the acap1 gene encoding arf-GAP with coiled-coil, ANK repeat and PH domain-containing protein 1 isoform X1, translating to MTVKLDFEECLKDSPRFRADIEVVQNDVSELETRLDKLVKQCQAMLEAGRVYCQTSKSFVNGLRELGHQCSGDTTMEECLDTFSQKLSDILERQGEVIETTQKSVKTKLQSFVKEDVRRFKDVRKEFERSSETLEGALVRNAQAPRGKQHEVEEASNALLNARKTFRSEALDYVLEINVIEAKKKTDILMAMLSLMEAQAQFFQQGHESLSELDDYRRKLNEEHTQFVLNSARDKRDMEQRHAAIKKKDVSYDDSIMDFNADAANGIAMEGYLYKRASNAFKTWSRRWFSIQKNQLVYQKKVKDQPTVVVEDLRLCTVKPSTENERRFCFEVVSPSKCCLLQADSERQQKAWITAVQNSIASAFQERREDPNSPRRRCSSMSTGSLCSGGGGVGGDQENHGCKALEEVQAISGNRQCCDCGEPGPDWASINLGITLCITCSGIHRSLGVHFSKVRSLILDSWEPELIKLMCELGNTVINRIYEARIDEITIKKPHSSSPRGDKESWIRSKYVEKKFIHKLPETGQNPPLGQSGVTRNRATTQDRSAQRAPLKPKPNRATLPRVTGLSSTDLVQKNNTSPHKNMDEEEDLSRLHSGALLYRSAALQNFPVMADALAHGADVNWVNAVEESSTPLIQAVSENALAACEFLLQNGANVNQADCNGRGPLHHATILGHTGLVCLFLKRGADYNARDKNQKDPITIAVDNANADIVTLLRIAKMNKEMREMDGAFGQPGDETYQDIFRDFSHMASNNPEKLKRRSADPKS from the exons AGCCGATATCGaagtggtccaaaatgacgTCAGTGAACTTGAGACGCGATTAGACAAG CTTGTGAAACAATGCCAGGCCATGCTGGAAGCAGGCAGAGTTTACTGCCAGACCAGCAAGAGCTTTGTCAACGGCCTCAGGGAGCTGGGACACCAGTGCTCCGGAGACACGACGATGGAG GAGTGTTTAGACACATTTTCCCAGAAGCTGTCAGATATCTTGGAGAGGCAGGGG GAGGTGATCGAGACCACACAGAAGTCCGTTAAGACGAAGCTGCAGAGTTttgtgaaaga GGACGTCCGTCGGTTCAAAGATGTGCGGAAGGAGTTTGAGCGCAGCAGCGAAACCCTGGAGGGGGCGCTGGTGAGGAACGCTCAGGCCCCGCGGGGGAAGCAACATGAGGTGGAGGAGGCGAGTAACGCGCTGCTTAACGCGCGCAAGACCTTCAGGTCTGAGGCCCTGGACTACGTCCTGGAG ATCAACGTCATCGAGGCCAAGAAGAAGACCGACATCCTGATGGCA ATGTTGTCACTGATGGAGGCCCAGGCCCAGTTCTTCCAACAAGGCCACGAGTCCCTGTCAGAGCTGGACGACTATCGGAGAAAGCTGAATGAAGAG CACACTCAGTTTGTCCTAAACTCAGCCAGAGACAAGAGGgacatggagcaaagacacgCCGCAATCAAGAAAAAG GACGTCTCCTATGATGACTCCATCATGGATTTCAATGCTGATGCAGCTAATGGGATTGCCATGGAAGGATACCTCTACAAGAGAGCCAGCAACGCCTTCAAGACCTGGAGCAG GCGCTGGTTTTCAATTCAAAAGAATCAGCTGGTGTATCAGAAGAAAGTCAAg gaCCAGCCCACAGTTGTGGTGGAGGACCTGCGTCTCTGCACGGTCAAGCCCAGCACAGAAAATGAGCGGCGGTTCTGCTTCGAAGTGGTCTCCCCGTCAAA GTGTTGTTTGTTACAGGCGGACTCAGAAAGGCAGCAGAAAGCCTGGATAACTGCCGTCCAAAACAGCATCGCATCAGCTTTtcaagagagaagagaggaccCAAACAGCCca AGGCGGCGCTGCAGCTCAATGTCGACGGGCAGTTTGTGCAGTGGGGGAGGAGGAGTCGGAGGGGATCAGGAGAACCATGGCTGCAAGGCGCTGGAGGAGGTTCAGGCCATCTCAGGAAACCGGCAGTGCTGCGACTGCGGAGAGCCCGGTCCTGACTGGGCCTCCATCAACCTTGGCATCACGCTGTGTATCACCTGCTCTGGAATACACAG GAGCCTGGGAGTCCATTTCTCCAAGGTGCGCTCCCTCATTCTGGACTCCTGGGAACCGGAGCTCATTAAG ttGATGTGTGAACTGGGAAACACAGTAATCAACAGGATCTATGAGGCCCGCATTGATGAGATCACCATCAAAAAGCCACACTCTTCCAGTCCCAG GGGAGACAAGGAGTCGTGGATACGATCAAAGTACGTGGAAAAGAAGTTCATACACAAGCTGCCAGAGACCGGACAGAACCCCCCGCTTGGACAATCCGGCGTCACGAGGAACCGGGCGACCACGCAGGACCGCAGTGCACAGCGGGCGCCGCTCAAACCCAAACCGAACCGAGCCACTCTGCCCCGGGTCACAG GATTGAGCTCCACTGACCTTGTCCAAAAGAACAATACAAGTCCTCACAAAA AcatggacgaggaggaggatctgagcaGGCTTCACTCCGGGGCGCTGCTGTACCGATCTGCGGCCCTGCAGAACTTCCCCGTCATGGCGGACGCGTTGGCTCACGGCGCCGATGTTAATTGGGTCAACGCGGTGGAAGAGTCCAGCACGCCATTGATACAGGCCGTCTCAGAG AACGCCCTGGCTGCCTGCGAGTTCCTGCTGCAGAACGGCGCCAACGTCAACCAGGCGGACTGCAACGGGAGAGGCCCGCTGCACCACGCCACCATCCTGGGTCACACTGG TTTGGTGTGTCTGTTCTTGAAGCGAGGTGCAGACTACAATGCCAGAGACAAGAACCAGAAAGACCCCATAACCATCGCCGTGGACAACGCCAACGCTGACATCGTTACTCT gCTGCGGATTGCCAAAATGAACAAGGAGATGCGGGAGATGGACGGAGCATTCGGCCAGCCAG GTGATGAAACATACCAGGACATCTTCAGAGACTTTTCACACATGGCCTCAAACAACCCCGAGAAGCTCAAACGCCGCAGTGCAGACCCTAAATCTTAA
- the acap1 gene encoding arf-GAP with coiled-coil, ANK repeat and PH domain-containing protein 1 isoform X2 produces the protein MTVKLDFEECLKDSPRFRADIEVVQNDVSELETRLDKLVKQCQAMLEAGRVYCQTSKSFVNGLRELGHQCSGDTTMEECLDTFSQKLSDILERQGEVIETTQKSVKTKLQSFVKEDVRRFKDVRKEFERSSETLEGALVRNAQAPRGKQHEVEEASNALLNARKTFRSEALDYVLEINVIEAKKKTDILMAMLSLMEAQAQFFQQGHESLSELDDYRRKLNEEHTQFVLNSARDKRDMEQRHAAIKKKDVSYDDSIMDFNADAANGIAMEGYLYKRASNAFKTWSRRWFSIQKNQLVYQKKVKDQPTVVVEDLRLCTVKPSTENERRFCFEVVSPSKCCLLQADSERQQKAWITAVQNSIASAFQERREDPNSPRRRCSSMSTGSLCSGGGGVGGDQENHGCKALEEVQAISGNRQCCDCGEPGPDWASINLGITLCITCSGIHRSLGVHFSKVRSLILDSWEPELIKLMCELGNTVINRIYEARIDEITIKKPHSSSPRGDKESWIRSKYVEKKFIHKLPETGQNPPLGQSGVTRNRATTQDRSAQRAPLKPKPNRATLPRVTDMDEEEDLSRLHSGALLYRSAALQNFPVMADALAHGADVNWVNAVEESSTPLIQAVSENALAACEFLLQNGANVNQADCNGRGPLHHATILGHTGLVCLFLKRGADYNARDKNQKDPITIAVDNANADIVTLLRIAKMNKEMREMDGAFGQPGDETYQDIFRDFSHMASNNPEKLKRRSADPKS, from the exons AGCCGATATCGaagtggtccaaaatgacgTCAGTGAACTTGAGACGCGATTAGACAAG CTTGTGAAACAATGCCAGGCCATGCTGGAAGCAGGCAGAGTTTACTGCCAGACCAGCAAGAGCTTTGTCAACGGCCTCAGGGAGCTGGGACACCAGTGCTCCGGAGACACGACGATGGAG GAGTGTTTAGACACATTTTCCCAGAAGCTGTCAGATATCTTGGAGAGGCAGGGG GAGGTGATCGAGACCACACAGAAGTCCGTTAAGACGAAGCTGCAGAGTTttgtgaaaga GGACGTCCGTCGGTTCAAAGATGTGCGGAAGGAGTTTGAGCGCAGCAGCGAAACCCTGGAGGGGGCGCTGGTGAGGAACGCTCAGGCCCCGCGGGGGAAGCAACATGAGGTGGAGGAGGCGAGTAACGCGCTGCTTAACGCGCGCAAGACCTTCAGGTCTGAGGCCCTGGACTACGTCCTGGAG ATCAACGTCATCGAGGCCAAGAAGAAGACCGACATCCTGATGGCA ATGTTGTCACTGATGGAGGCCCAGGCCCAGTTCTTCCAACAAGGCCACGAGTCCCTGTCAGAGCTGGACGACTATCGGAGAAAGCTGAATGAAGAG CACACTCAGTTTGTCCTAAACTCAGCCAGAGACAAGAGGgacatggagcaaagacacgCCGCAATCAAGAAAAAG GACGTCTCCTATGATGACTCCATCATGGATTTCAATGCTGATGCAGCTAATGGGATTGCCATGGAAGGATACCTCTACAAGAGAGCCAGCAACGCCTTCAAGACCTGGAGCAG GCGCTGGTTTTCAATTCAAAAGAATCAGCTGGTGTATCAGAAGAAAGTCAAg gaCCAGCCCACAGTTGTGGTGGAGGACCTGCGTCTCTGCACGGTCAAGCCCAGCACAGAAAATGAGCGGCGGTTCTGCTTCGAAGTGGTCTCCCCGTCAAA GTGTTGTTTGTTACAGGCGGACTCAGAAAGGCAGCAGAAAGCCTGGATAACTGCCGTCCAAAACAGCATCGCATCAGCTTTtcaagagagaagagaggaccCAAACAGCCca AGGCGGCGCTGCAGCTCAATGTCGACGGGCAGTTTGTGCAGTGGGGGAGGAGGAGTCGGAGGGGATCAGGAGAACCATGGCTGCAAGGCGCTGGAGGAGGTTCAGGCCATCTCAGGAAACCGGCAGTGCTGCGACTGCGGAGAGCCCGGTCCTGACTGGGCCTCCATCAACCTTGGCATCACGCTGTGTATCACCTGCTCTGGAATACACAG GAGCCTGGGAGTCCATTTCTCCAAGGTGCGCTCCCTCATTCTGGACTCCTGGGAACCGGAGCTCATTAAG ttGATGTGTGAACTGGGAAACACAGTAATCAACAGGATCTATGAGGCCCGCATTGATGAGATCACCATCAAAAAGCCACACTCTTCCAGTCCCAG GGGAGACAAGGAGTCGTGGATACGATCAAAGTACGTGGAAAAGAAGTTCATACACAAGCTGCCAGAGACCGGACAGAACCCCCCGCTTGGACAATCCGGCGTCACGAGGAACCGGGCGACCACGCAGGACCGCAGTGCACAGCGGGCGCCGCTCAAACCCAAACCGAACCGAGCCACTCTGCCCCGGGTCACAG AcatggacgaggaggaggatctgagcaGGCTTCACTCCGGGGCGCTGCTGTACCGATCTGCGGCCCTGCAGAACTTCCCCGTCATGGCGGACGCGTTGGCTCACGGCGCCGATGTTAATTGGGTCAACGCGGTGGAAGAGTCCAGCACGCCATTGATACAGGCCGTCTCAGAG AACGCCCTGGCTGCCTGCGAGTTCCTGCTGCAGAACGGCGCCAACGTCAACCAGGCGGACTGCAACGGGAGAGGCCCGCTGCACCACGCCACCATCCTGGGTCACACTGG TTTGGTGTGTCTGTTCTTGAAGCGAGGTGCAGACTACAATGCCAGAGACAAGAACCAGAAAGACCCCATAACCATCGCCGTGGACAACGCCAACGCTGACATCGTTACTCT gCTGCGGATTGCCAAAATGAACAAGGAGATGCGGGAGATGGACGGAGCATTCGGCCAGCCAG GTGATGAAACATACCAGGACATCTTCAGAGACTTTTCACACATGGCCTCAAACAACCCCGAGAAGCTCAAACGCCGCAGTGCAGACCCTAAATCTTAA